From a region of the Toxotes jaculatrix isolate fToxJac2 chromosome 7, fToxJac2.pri, whole genome shotgun sequence genome:
- the si:dkey-90l8.3 gene encoding LIM domain transcription factor LMO4-B — protein MVNSQASGVPPAPRSCAGCGGKIADRFLLFSMERYWHTRCLKCSCCQAQLGDIGTTCYSKGGMILCRSDYIRLFGHSGACSACGQSIPANEMVMRAQGNVYHLKCFSCATCRNRLMPGDRFHYINGTIFCEHDRPGAALLNSHLPPLQSNSVLTDQKVC, from the exons ATGGTGAACAGCCAAGCGTCAGGCGTACCGCCGGCCCCCAGGTCATGTGCAGGATGTGGAGGGAAGATCGCCGACCGCTTCCTGCTCTTCTCCATGGAGCGCTACTGGCACACTCGCTGCCTCAAGTGCTCTTGCTGCCAAGCCCAGCTGGGGGACATTGGCACCACCTGCTACAGCAAAGGGGGCATGATTCTGTGTCGGAGCGACTACATCag ACTGTTCGGGCACAGCGGGGCGTGCAGCGCCTGCGGCCAGTCGATTCCAGCCAACGAAATGGTAATGAGGGCACAGGGAAATGTTTACCACCTCAAG tgtttcagctGTGCCACCTGTAGAAACAGACTGATGCCTGGCGATCGCTTCCATTACATCAACGGTACAATCTTCTGTGAGCACGACAGACCTGGCGCTGCCTTGCTCAACAGCCACCTGCCTCCACTTCAGAGCAACTCTGTGCTGACAGACCAGAAG GTTTGCTGA
- the ccn1l2 gene encoding cellular communication network factor 1, like 2, which yields MLSPVILQQILSTLFVVGSAGAVMSTECPAECSCAPSPPPCPLGVSWVTDGCGCCKVCARQFNEDCSAVQPCDHIKGLHCHLGAGGDPERGLCRAEAQGLPCEFSGGVYQHGEDFKPNCQHQCTCMDGVVGCIPLCPYQVLLPDWRCSRPRLALLEGGCCEEWVCDDDNHISEEPDKPTHSSLPDSQDLPNHISALSQAQAQPRHPALTRGATFRERAYLPTSEVSLGSTCFPQTTVWTECSTTCGMGISNRVTNNNPDCRLVKESRLCQVRQCEPQLPVASKKGKKCQRTVRPQEPVRITFAGCSTARRYRPRTCGTCTDDRCCTPSLSRTVRLHFHCPDGEGFYRNVMWIQRCSCNASCHTRSGPSSPSVSLHNDIHTFSH from the exons ATGTTGAGCCCTGTTATTTTGCAGCAGATCCTTTCCACCCTGTTTGTGGTCGGCAGCGCTGGTGCAGTGATG tCCACAGAGTGTCCGGCTGAGTGCTCCTGTGCCCCCTCACCTCCCCCGTGCCCGCTTGGTGTCAGCTGGGTGACCGACGGCTGCGGCTGCTGCAAAGTTTGTGCTCGGCAGTTCAATGAGGACTGCAGCGCCGTACAACCTTGCGATCACATCAAGGGGCTACACTGCCATCTTGGGGCTGGAGGAGACCCCGAGAGAGGACTGTGTCGAG CTGAGGCCCAGGGTTTGCCCTGCGAGTTCAGCGGGGGGGTGTACCAGCACGGCGAGGACTTTAAGCCCAACTGCCAGCACCAGTGCACCTGTATGGACGGCGTGGTGGGCTGCATACCCCTCTGTCCTTACCAAGTGCTCCTACCTGACTGGCGCTGCTCACGGCCCCGGCTGGCCCTGCTAGAGGGCGGCTGCTGTGAGGAATGGGTGTGTGACGACGACAACCACATCAGCGAGGAGCCCGACAAGCCGACGCACAGCTCCCTACCAGACAGCCAGGACCTTCCCAACCACATCAGTGCCCTATCGCAGGCGCAGGCTCAGCCTCGGCACCCGGCTCTCACCAGAGGGGCCACATTCAGAG AGAGGGCGTACTTGCCCACGTCGGAGGTATCACTCGGATCCACCTGTTTCCCACAAACCACTGTGTGGACTGAGTGCTCCACCACATGTGGGATGGGCATTTCAAACAGGGTGACCAATAACAACCCAGACTGTCGGCTGGTCAAAGAAAGCAGGCTTTGCCAGGTCCGACAATGTGAGCCGCAGCTTCCTGTGGCTAGCAAG aaggggaagaaatgtCAGCGAACCGTCCGTCCCCAGGAACCAGTCAGAATCACCTTCGCCGGATGCTCAACAGCACGGCGGTACCGCCCTCGCACCTGTGGGACTTGCACCGATGACCGCTGCTGCACGCCCTCCCTCTCCCGCACCGTGCGTCTCCATTTCCACTGCCCCGATGGAGAGGGTTTCTACAGGAACGTCATGTGGATACAGCGCTGCAGTTGCAACGCAAGCTGTCACACACGCAGTGGGCCCTCCAGCCCTTCAGTCAGTCTACACAATGACATCCACACCTTCAGCCACTGA